Below is a genomic region from Dehalococcoidales bacterium.
ATGGACGCCGGTGCCCTGGACGATGGGCTGGATGTAAACGCCCATATCGGAAGTGGCGTAGCCGGCTTTTTCCGCCGCCTCGTTCATCGCCGCTATCTGGCCTTCCAGCTTATCGTTGATGGTCAGGTAGAAAACGTCCTGGGACGCGCCCTTGTAACGGAGTTTCCAGTAGGGTTCAGCGCAGGGCTGCTGTACCGCTTTCATAATTTCGTTTGCGGAAACGCCGCCGACCGCTTTGAGGGCTTCCACGCCGAGGCGCTGGGTCATCTGGGTGATTTCCTTAACGTAAGCGCCGACCCTCTCCTCCGGGAAGAACTCATAGCCGGCCAGGACGTAGAAAAGGGTCCAGGCGGGTAAAGAGTTCTTAAGTTTCTCATAGTCTTTGGGCCATTTTTTAGCGAAAATCGCCGCCAGGTTGGTGTTATTGAGGATAAAGCATTCGTTGGCTATGCGCAGCCTTACCAGCCAGGAAGCCATTTCAACGAGCGTGCCGAGGTTGGCGGAACCAACCACGAACGGCTCTTCCAGAGCGGGCATGAGCTCGCACCGCATGGAAGCCCAGGTGACGATGCCCATCGTGCCCTGCGCCCCCTGGATAAGGCGGTGCCAGGAAGCCACGCCCGGCCCGTAGGGCGCTTTCTGTACGCCCCCCACCTTCCACTGCTCCGCCACCGTGCCCGGCCCGGCCGCCTGCCCGGTCTTGAACTCATCACCGGAGCCGAAGATTACCTCCACGCAGGCCAGAGGGTCGGAAATGTCCCACTGGTACTTGGGCATGACTACCGGCTCTCTCTCCAGCAGGCTGCCGATGACCGTCTTGGTCTTTCTGGGCAGCAGCGGCAGGTTGAGGCGGATGCCTTCCTTGGCGGCCGCCGGAATCAGCTCCCCGAAGGTCACGCCCGGCTCCACCATGGCCACGCGCCGCGCCCGGTCCACGTTGATTATCTTGTTCATGCCGCTCATGTCCACGATGATAGCGCCGCCGATACCGGGAACGGTGTCCCCCCGGAAATGGGGAGGTCCCGAGCTTACCGGCACCAGCGGGGTAAGCGTCTCATTGGCGAGCTTGATAATCTTCTGGACTTCAGCGGCGTCTTTCGGCTTGACAACGCATGCCGGCTTGACGGAGTTCACGAAGCTTATGTCTTTGGCGTATCCGTCCAGTACAGCCTGGTCAACGATAACGTCGCCGGCCCCGACAATCTTTGTCAGCTTCTCTTTTGCGATCATTATTGCCCCCTTTCACTTGTTGCTGGCGCAAAAAACGCCAGGAAATTTAAACAACGATAAGGCCGTTTCAAACAGAATATTTGAAAAGCCTGATATTATCTGACCTGCCCCGGAAAAAATGTGTCCTAAGTATAGTATGCCACTTTAAGTTACTTGTCAAATAACTTCCACCGCGTGAAAAAAGGACGACAGCTTCAGCGTCAATTTTATGTCCTCCCCGGAGTTTAAAAATAATATGAAAAAAATCTGAGAAATTTACTTTTTAGGCGGCATTATTTCAATAAAAATGTTGATAAAAAAGCACTAAAAGGTTTATAGTAAAATTAACCGATTTTTATAGCTGAATTTTGCGGTTGCCGGATAATCCGGAAGCGAGGTGAAACGAGACTGGCTTAAGGTTTTTAAGGCAATTTATCCGGATGGCGCCATGCCGTCATCCCATTGACCTTAGGAAGGAGAAAAAAGGGATTGGAAAACCTCAGGTGCCGGTAGATATTTTCCTTTCAGAAATACCTGTTTTACTGCTGTTCAACCTGGACCCGGGCTGGGCGGCACATGAACAGGAAGAAGTCCTTGAAGTAACCTCACAGCTGGACAAAGCTATAGGGGCGCTGGGGTATCAGACAACCCTCATCCCGGTGACCGATAGCGACCTCGACGCTTTATTGAATCAATACAACCCCCTGGAATACGTAGTCTTCAACTGGTGCGAAAGCATCCCCGGTCTAAACCACAGCGAATGGCTGGTGGCGGAATACCTGGAAAAACACCACTTTACCTTTACCGGCGCCGCCGCCGCCACCATAGCGCTGGCCCAGGATAAAATCCGCATCAAGCAGCTGCTTGATGATTCCGGCATTCCCACGCCTAACTGGCGGCCTTATAACTCCGCCGCGGCGGCGCGGTGGAAACGCTTTCCGGCCATCGTCAAGCCGTCACGGGAGCATTGTAGCGAAGGCATCGACCGCAACGCGGTGGTAATGGAGGAAGCGGAGCTTAAAAGCCGGCTCAACTATATCCGGGAAAAGTTCCGGCAGCCGGTGCTGGTGGAGGACTTTATCGACGGGCGGGAGCTGCACGTATCGCTCTGGGAGAACGGCACGGTGGACATGCTGCCGCCGGCCGAAATGGAGTTTTCCTCTTTCCAGGACGAGCACGACCGCATATGCTCGTACGAAGCCAAGTTCGTGCCGGAGTCCGAGCAGTACCAGAAAATCAAGACGGTGCTGCCGGCGCCGCTGACCGAAGATGAGCTGCGCGGGGTGGAAAAGATATGCAAGGCGGCTTACGCGGCGGCGGGGTGCCGGGACTACGCCCGCATCGATATGCGCATGAAGGACGGCGCGCTGTACGTTATCGACGTCAACCCCAATGCCGACCTCAGCCCGGATACCAGCACCATAGCCGCCGCCGAGCTATCCGGCTACTCTTACGGGGAGTTTATAGGGCATATCATCAGCCGCGCCGCGCGGCGGCACCCGGTGTGGGGGGAGCAGGTGGATATCAGCGATTCCGAGATGAGCCTGCGTTAGGCTTGTCATCCCAACCTGATAGGGAATCCAAAACCCGACCTTTTCCTCATGTTCTCCCTCTCCGTTGACAGAGAGGGAGACAATAGATATTACTAGCGGCACATTATTGGATGGGCCATTAATTGAGAAACCAAGACAAAAGATGGCGTATTAACCCCGATTTGTGAGTGAACGTTGAAACTAAGTATATCACCTTCCCTCTCCCCGCCAGCGGCGAGAGGGACAGGAGGGAAAGGGGGCGGTTCCCCTATTCCGTCCTAGAATGTGGAGACCATGGGGCTGTCCATCTGGGTGGTGATGGAACCGTCAATAATGTGCTCGGCGATTTCATCGTCGGTCATGCCCACCAGCTCTTTGAACACATATTCATTGTGCTGCCCCAGCATTGGCGAGGGCAGGGTTATCTCGCGGGGGGTTTTGGAGAGGATAAAGCAGGACTGGGGCTCGAATTTCTGGACGCCCATCACCTCGTGGTGCAGCGGCGTAAAGTATTTGCGCGCTTCGAGCTGCTCGTCCCGGTAGACATCGGACGGGCGGGAAACGATATGGGCGGGCACGAAGGCGTGCTGTAAAATGGTTTCCACCTCTTCCGTCGTATGCAGGCGCGTCCAGTCGGTGACTATCTCGTCGAGTTTAACTTCATTTTGCTTGCGGGCGCCGAGGGTGGCGTACTCTTTTTGCTTGGCCAGGGCGGGATTGCCGATAGCTTTACAGAAGCGCAGCCATTCGTCCTCATTCATAGCGCTGATGGCTACCCAGCGGTCGTCCCCTTTACATTCGTAGACGCCGTGCGGGGCGGCGATGGGTGTGCGGTTGCCCATCCGGCCCATGATATTGCCGTTGACCTGGTAGTCCATGACCGCCGGCATCAAAAAGTGAATGGAAGATTCGAACTGGGATTGCTCGATATACTGCCCTTTACCGGTAAGCTTCTTTTGTATCAAAGCGCCGATAAGGGCGAAAGCGCTGAAGCGGCAGCAGACGTAGTCCGTATAAGCACCGTAGGGCTGGGAGGCTTTTCTATCCGGCCAGCCGCTAAGCTCGGTAAAGCCGCTGAAATTGCAGGCGTTCTGCCCGTAGCCGGCGTAGCTGGAGTGCGGGCCGCCCCGGCCCTGCATGCTGGAGCTGAGATAAATAATGTCCGGCCTGACCTTGCGCACGTCCTCATAGCCGATGCCCCATTTTTCCACCGTCCCCGGGGAAAAGGACTCCGTCACGATATCCGCCCACTCGATGAGCTTCCAGGCCAGTTCCAGGCCGCCGGGCTTTTTCATATCGATGCTGACGCTGTACTTGTTGGGGTTGTGCCGGCCGTAGAACATGGAGCTGTCCGGGGTGGGGTCGTTATTTACGAAGGGGCTGTTGACGCGGTTGGTGTCCAGGCGTTTGTGCGACTCTACCTTGACCACGGTAGCGCCGTGCTCCGCCAGGTAGCGGGAGGTGGAAGGCCCCACCACCACCCAGGCGAACTCGGCCACTTTTATGCCGTCGAAGATGTTTTTATTATCCATGTCAGCCCCCGGTATCAGATTACGCCTTTAAGATTAAGCGATTCAAGCTCCGCATCCGTCATTCCCAGCTCCCCGCCGTAGATTTCTTTATTGTGTTCGCCAGTAAGGGGCGCGCGGCGCCGGTACTGGATGGGCGTTTCACTCAGGCAGATGAACGGCCCGCAGTAGGGGATATCCCGTCCCAGCTCCGGGTGGGACATTTCCACCCAGAAATTACGGGCTTTGAGCTGGATATCCTCGCTGATATCCTTGGTATCGGCTACCGGGGCGATTAAAATGGCCCGCTCGTAGGCGCCGACGAGGTAAAGCTCTTCCTTGGTCCTGGTCATGGTGAAAGCTTCAATGGCCCGGCCGACCTTGTCCGCCAGGTCCTGCTTGAGCCGGGAGGCGTTGTATTCCGTCCACCAGTTGAGATTTTGCAGCCATTCCGGGGCCATATTTTTTTCCGCCATCCATTTGACCAGGGCTTTTGAGGAAGAGACATACGGCTCATTGCCGCCGATGGCGAGAATCATGACATAGCCGTCAAGACACTTAAAGTAAATGGGCTGCTTGACCCCGGTGCCGGCCACATAAGACACCGACCCGACGCGTTTGAAATCCAGTTTATTCAGGTCCCACATCTGGAGGATATTCATATTGGGAGAAAGGGCGGACTCCTGCATGGAGACGTCCACGAACTGCCCTTCCCCAGTGGTCATGCGGTAGTAGTAAGCCATGAGGGTGGCGATAGCCCCCTCGCACCCGCCGAAGAGGAAGGTCTGCGGCATGCTTATCCAGACGGGCGCCCGGTCAGGGTCGCCGCAGGCGTTGAGGTAGCCGCCGCTGGCCCAGACGGTGAGCGCGCTGGCGGCGTAATGCGCCTTGGGGCCCTCCTGCCCGAAGGGCGTGATGGCGGTATAGATAATATCCGGCTTGATGGCGCGGAGGGCGTCATAGCCCAGCCCCAGCTTTTTCAGGTAGCCCGGCTCGTAGGATTCCAGGATAACATCGGCGGAGGCGGCCAGTTTCTTGAGAATCTCCTGGCCTTCCGGTTTCCTGATGTCCAGGGTAATGCCGCGCTTGTTGGCGTTATAGGTGTACCAGAAAAGGCTTTGCTGCGGGTCCTGGGAGTCCCGGTAGTAGGGCCAGATACGTGAGTCCGTGCCGCCGGGAGGCTCTATTTTGATAACATCGGCCCCGGTATCGCCGAGGAGGCGCCCGCCGAGCATACAGCCGCCTTCAGTGAGGTCCAGTATGCGCATCGGCGGTAATAATGAGTTGTTCATCCAGTCATCACCCGCTCTCATTAATAATTCGGTTTTCAGGCAACCGTGGTTATATCTGACGAGCGCAGTTTTATAGATAATATAGAAAAGCGCTTTTTGCGGAGCAAGCTGATTATTAACCGGTTCGCCCGGAAAGCAGTCCACTTATATCATACACTTTTTTCATGATTTTTTCATATTTGGGGTTTTCAGGGGTTAACGGGTGAGCAGGGTGTGGCGGCGGCTGGCGGGCTCGCTGTTGTGCTGTTTACGCCTAAAATGATATAATTTACTATCAATAGTTTCCGATGGCCCCATTTTTCCCGGTTAGAAAAGCATATCCGCTTTCGACGCCGGGAGCGAAGATGTTTTCTGATTTTCCCCCGATTCTTTTATCGCGTTGACAGCGCGCGCGTATAATCTTTAAACGGTCTGACAAGAAAGGATGAAGGTAACTGATGAAGAAAAAACTGATAATAGCTTTTTCCATAATCATCGTGCTGTTTCTGGCGGGGTACTTCGTGGCGGGGTATTTCCTGGGCAACGTGCCTATCGCGTCCAAGCTGCTGGGCACCAACAAAGCCAAGGACCTGGGTGTGGTCATCAGAATCGATAACGCTTACGGCGGCCTGGAGAAAATCAACTTCCCCCTGGACCCGCAGGCGGTGGAGGCGGTGGTCAACGACCCCTCTTCCTACACCCGGCTGAATACCTCGCTGACGAGCGATGAAGCCTCCTCCCTCCTGGCGCTGGGCGATATCCCGGGTTTCCCGCTGCGCACCACGCAGATCAAGTTCGGACCTAACGGCAGCGTCAAAGCCTCCGGGGTGATCAATACGGCGGATTTGCAGGAGGCCCTGCGCGCCGGAGGGGCATCTTCAGACACCATCGATAAGATCATGAAATATGTGAAAATGGCCAAGTACTTTAATTTCTACCTGGAAGGCAATATCAGCATCCACAACAATCAGATTTCCGGCAATCTGGACAGCGTCAAGATAGGCAATATAGGCCTGCCGGGCAGCCTGGTGGACAGCATCGAATCTGGTTTTGCCAGCGCGGTCACGGGTATGCTTAACGACCGGGGATATTACATCCGCAACCTGAGCATTTCCGAAGACAAGATAGACCTGGATATGGACCGGACGCTGGGGGGCCTGGAGTACTGGCTGAAGTTTGTCCAGTATTAGTAAGGAGAAAACATGAAAAAGATAGTGTTGATAATACTAATGCTCATGGGGCTGATGATTCCCGCCGCCGGCTGTGCTTCCACCAGCGATAGCGATACTTTGAGCTCTCTGAAAGCGTGGCTGGAAAACTATCAAAACGGCCTGCTGGACAGCGGGGACGGCGACGGGGGAGTGACCGACGGCGTTTTGCTGCGCCTGACCTACCCCGCCGGCCGCAGCCCCAATGTTTTTACCACCGGCTGGCTCTTCGGGGCGGCGTGCTCCCAGAACGGGACCGACTACTCCGACCAGGTAAAATGGAGCGGCAGCGGCACTTTTTCCCCGGATACCGGCACCATGTCACGGCCCTCCTTTAACGGAGAGGGGGCCAACACCATAACCTTGAGCATAAAGATAGACGACAAAGAATACTCCCGCACCTTTAACGTCAACGCCATATCTCCGGAAGGGTATGCCTGCGTGGGCATGTTCGCCGAATGTACCGCGGATAGCCACGGCAGTCCGGCGGACCCGCTGGACGTAAAAGGCCCTATTACCACGGGCAGCAGCCATGTGCTGGTAAACGGCCGGCCGGCCGCCAGGGTGGGGGACATAGGGATTCATTCAGTGTGCGCCGGCGCCAACAAATTTGAAATAGTGGGCGGGGATGAAAACGTGTTGATTGACGGCAGGCCTGCCGCCAAGATAGGCGATACTACCAGGCACTGCGGCGGCATTGGTAAAATCATCGGCTATATAAATTAATAGCCGGGTGCGAACATAAACACAGGGGAATGATTTAAGCCCCCGGGCGCGGATAACCGACCCGGGGGTTTTTGTTTTTAAGGTTTGGCGGTCATAACGCGTTGGTTCAATAAGAGGATCCGCGCCGTCCCCCTTACCCCGCCCCGCCAGGCTACTACTTTTTGGGGTGCTGTAACCAGCGGATGTTCTTTTTAGGGATTTCCTTGACCTCCGGCGTCGGCTCCAGCGCTTTGGTCACCTTGTGCGCCAGGAAGCTGACAGGTTTGGTCAACGGTTTCAGGATGCCGCACTTATGTCCCCAGCTCTGGGCCGTAAGGTCGGTATAAAGGCTTACCGTTTGCGTTACCGTTAAAAAGTCCAGGCAGACGAGTATCTCCTGCGCGATGCCGAAGAACATGCTCAGAGGCAGAAAGCCGCGCGCGTACTCCACCGCCCAAACGCCGTCAGTGAAATTCATGGCGCGCGCCTGGCCGGGCCCCACGTAAATGCGGTCGCCGGGCTTATAAATCGTTTTCTCGAACTCGCCTTCACCGTAGTACCAGGTCTCGCCGTCGATAACCGTGTCCCAGAACCCGGTGAAATGACGTCCCGAATGGCCTTCCGACCCGATGGGAGTGCCCCAAATCATGATATATTCGCTCGTGGAAGCATAATACAGCTTCATCTGAATCATGGCGCCCCCGGCGATGCTGTATATCCAGGGCTGGGAGAAATCCAGTATTTTAGGGTAATGTTTGGCGAGAGCGCTGGCGAACGCATCGAACATCTGCGGCTTGGGCAGCCCCAGGCACTCGATAGCACACTGGTGGACGATTTCAGGGTCAAATACAGGCATGGGAACCAACCTCCATATTTACTGTTTATTTAAACGCCGTCATCGAACGGCCCGAACATTTTTCCCATGGGACGGCTGACGATGCGGATAGCGCGGGCGCGGGACACCAATTTCCCCAGGAAGAAATAGCCCAGCCGGTTGGATTTCCCGGCGATAAGGCTCGGGCGTTTCCCCAGCGCCTTGAGCGCCTCGGCCACGGCCGGCTTCACGTCCATCACCTTCACCACCCGGCACGGCTTCGGCTCGTTGGCGTCCCAGCCGGGTGTTTTGGTGGAACCGGCCATGAAACCGAGCACGTCGACGCCGTGCGGCCTCAGCTCGTACCACAGGGTCTCCGCCACTATCAGGTTGTAAGCCTTGGTCCCCGCATAGTTGGCGCAGTAGGCCGTCCCGTACAGCGCCGAGCCGGAAGAAAGAAAAATGATGCCGCCCCGCCGGCGTTCGGCCATCTTTTTACCAAAGTGATGGGCCAGCATAAGCCCGGCCCGCGCGTTGACGTGCAGCTGCTTAACGAGCTGGTCGAGGGGGTGGTGCAAAAAGGGGCGGACGGTGGAAAGCCCGGCATTATTCACCAGCAGGCCGATTTCCAGGGAATCAGTGACCGGAGTAATCTCCGGCAAAATATCTTCCCGGCTGAGGTCGAGCACGATGGTCTTGACCTGAACGCCGCAGTCCTTGCGGATGGCATCGGCCTGGGCATTCAGCAAATCCGCATTGGTGGCAATCAGGACCAGATTCAGTCCCCGCCCGGCGCACTGGCGGGCGAATTCGGCGCCGAGCCCCCGGGAAGCGCCGGTGATTAACGCCCACGGGCCGTATTTAGACGAAAAAGACTTAGTCATGTTGGATATTTAACGAACCTTCCCAATAAAATAGCACATTTTGCCTGCTCCATGCCACCGGAGAGAGAGAAAAGGGTCCCGCCGGGGCCTGCCGTTCCCGGAACCGGAAATAATATGAAAAAATGTATTGACATATAAAAAAATATGAAATATAATGAAATACGCACAACCAAAATGCAGGTTGATTGCCGCATAAACGTACCGGAGGCCCGCCATGAACGAGTTTGACAAGCTTTACACCGTAGAAGACGTAGCCAGAATGACTTCTTTTACCTCCCGCACCATCAGGAATTATTTGAAAGACGGCAGTTTACAGGGTCGAAAAATAGGCGGACAATGGAGGTTTACGATGGGAAATATCAAACGGCTGTTCAATAACAGGGGTTTTTCCAGCGATATTTCAAAAAACAACACACAGCGAATTTTAAATTTTGTTAACGGCAACAGTCCCGATATGCAAGGTAAAATTCAGGTTTGCACGATTATCGATTATTACTGCGAAAATCCGCGGGCAGGACAGCAAATTTACGAGGAGTTGGTCAGCGCCATAAACAGCAAAGATGATGATGCCCCGGCCAAATTCAATTTTGATTTTATGGAAGAAGAAAACAAGGCAAGATTCACCTTGTTCGGCAATCCGGACTATATCATCAAAACTCTCCAGTTGCTTTAGTATTACATTGGACATATGGTAAAAAAGCGGGGCTTTCAGCTTACGGGAGCCCGGCGGATTATTGACCGGAAAGAATGTAAACAAAAAGGGGGAGCACGGCGGCTCCCCCTCTGATGTCTGTTCCGGGCGCATGTTTTAGCATTATCAATCCAGTGCGTCGCCGGTCTGGCGGTAAAGATATTTACTTCACCCTGTCGGCTGCCTTATCATGCCTTTTTCTGATAAATATTATGATGCCCGCCGCTACTATGACGGCGGCGGCAATCACTACCGGGATAACCCATTTGCTGCCCGTTCCGGCGGCCGGAGTCGTGGTTAAAGCCGTCGTTGCCAGCGGGGTTACCGTGGGAGAAGGGGTGGGGGTCGGCGTGAATGACGGCGCCGGGGTGGTTGGGGTGGGAGAAGGCGGCGCTACTTCCGGCGCTTTCACGGTGAACGTACCTTCAAGCCCTCCCACACTAATCAGGTAGCTGCCGGTTTCCTGCCTGGAGACAAAATAGCTGATATACTCGATACCGCCGGTTTGAAGCGTTACGGTGATGGTGGTTTCCGGAACGCCGTTGACGGACAGGGATGCCGCGTAACTGCCTTCACTGCCTCCCGTGTTGGTCACGGCTACGGTAATAGTAACGGTAGCGCCCGGCGCCATTTCCGCCGGCGTGACCGTGAGGTTGGACAGGGAGAAAGAAGCCAGCGCCGCAGCCGGGCCGATGACGGCGAAGGTGGTGAAGTGGGTAATCAGGGCGGTAACGGTGTGGTTGACGGTATCCACCGTACAATCCAGTATGACCCAGGCGCCGGCGCTTTCATCATAGTAGGCGATGGACAGCTTGGTCTCATCGGCGCCTTCCGGCAGGGCGGCGGGGTCGTAGGATAGCGTTAAAGTAATAGCCGGGGAGAAGGTGAGGCCGTCCGGGGTGAAGTCATATGGTATAGAGAGAAGATTATAGTCGTCCGGCGGGGCGGGGATATCCGGGTTGGCTTTCACGATGATGTTATGGTTCAAGCCGTGGCCGTCAGCTTCCTTGACGATAGTACCCGCCTCGATGGTGAGGATGATAGAGCCGTCTGACGAGGTGGCGGTGGTAGTATAAACGACCGCGCCGCTGGGATTTGTGAGAATCGGTTTATCCGCGGTAAGCAAATCAATAACGAAACTGCCGGAGCCGCCGCCTCCTACAACCGCCGGTGTGGTAAAGGTGAAGTTATCCGTGACTGCCGGGGAAATGTTGCCCGCCAGATCGGCAGCTCTGGCCGCCGCGGTGTAGAAATGAGTATTGATGAAGCCGACGGTAGAAGTATTGTAAGTCCAGTTATCGCTTACCACGGCGTCAAGCCAGACCAGGGTGTCTTCCCAGGAGTTGCCGTCCCAGTACCTGGCGGTAGTGTTATCCGTGATGGCTACCTGCACGCCGGCCAACTGGCCCGGCAGGACATCCGCGGCGGTGCCGGATATAAGCGGAAGGGTATAGAGGATGGTATCAGGGATGTCATCCAGCGTGACCCCGGGAGCAGTAGTATCATAGATAAAGGTAATAGCGGCGCCGGTAAATGTTCGGGCGGCCGCATCGGTGGCTTTAGCCTGGACGACATAAGTATCCTCACTCCAGACGGGCAAGGTAATATTATCCGTCCAGACAGCCGTATTATTATCGGTGGTGGCAACGTGGGTAGTGGCCAGCCAGGTGGCGGCAGCTTCCCAGCTATCGCCATCCCAGTATTTATTATCGCCGCGCATCAGGGTAAAGCCGGCGCTATCCGCGTTAAGCCCGGCGCCCTCTTCGTCTACAGCGTCACCGACCGTGCCGGAAAAAGCCGCGGGCATGGAGGCGGCATTATACTGCCCACCATCAGCGGGCACGGTAACCGCAGCAACCAGCGGGTTGACCGTATCGCCCATATCATCCACGAAGATGGTGAAATTATCCGAGTAAGTGCCGCCGGCGCCGTCATCAGCCTGAATGCCGACCGTGTAGCTGTTGATGGTCTCATAATCGAAGACAGCCGCCGTGCGCAGCTGGGTGCCGTTGATAGAGAAAGCGGCGGTGTCGCCGCCGGTAAAGCTGTAAATAAAGACGGTGTTATCCGGGTCGGTGGTGGAGAGGTTACCGACGACGGTATCCAGCGGCTGATTTTCCAATACATGGTCATTACTTAAAATGATGTCCACGGGGAAGTCATTGACCGGAGTGATGTCAATTTGGGCGGAATTAAAGCCGGTGCCGGCATCGCTTTCCTCAAAACTAAGCGTGTAGTTCCTGACAGCCGGGGGGTCATCCGAAGTATTGCGGTACTCGATAGACTCGATGATGGCTGCCAGGACGCTGTCGTTGACAACAGTGCCCCCGGTGGAGAGATGAAGCTCGATGCCGTCAATATACAGCGATGAGCCGATAGCCCTGCCTCCCGACGCATCATAGTTGCCGTTGAGGAAAACAAAGCGCAGGTTGGAGCCGGCCACGCCGGCGCCGATACTGGCGGTAGTGGTTATCCAGCCGCCGGTGCTGGAGCCCACGTCATGAAACAGTTTCTGATAGTTCTCGCCATCGTCCCAGACGCCGTTATCATTGGCGTCATTGATGACGAAGCCATACACATCATACCAGTCACCGTCCTGTAAAGCGTTCCAGTTAACGGACAGATTATCGCCTACAGCGGCGTTAAAGGTCTCGCTGGTGACCATCGGGCCGTGGAATGTCCCGTAACCCTCCGCCACGGTTCCGCTGATGGTAAGTCTGAGAGCATAGCTGCCTTCATATTTTGTGGCGGACTGAACCGAAGAGGTCTGCGTAATCGAAGTGTAGTCGTCTACCAAGGGGTCGGAATCCACATTGCCGTCGGGGACATCGGGGTCGTCGCCGGGGTTTTCCACCCAGGCCTGGGCATTGACGCCGGGGTAATTATTATCAGCCGTCCAGCCGGTCATGTCACCGGTTTCAAAATCAGCGTTAGTCAACGGTACGG
It encodes:
- a CDS encoding cadherin domain-containing protein, whose amino-acid sequence is MKKLVAVLLAILLLTVFVPDVYADSGPPWAQNLDNLSYTEQEGWKALDADVSVSSDTNDFSEGYIEVNIPDGTGADNFQLVSGGSLTVTGDAVYWNGDRIGTIDGDKDGSAGVLRINFSSTVPLTNADFETGDMTGWTADNNYPGVNAQAWVENPGDDPDVPDGNVDSDPLVDDYTSITQTSSVQSATKYEGSYALRLTISGTVAEGYGTFHGPMVTSETFNAAVGDNLSVNWNALQDGDWYDVYGFVINDANDNGVWDDGENYQKLFHDVGSSTGGWITTTASIGAGVAGSNLRFVFLNGNYDASGGRAIGSSLYIDGIELHLSTGGTVVNDSVLAAIIESIEYRNTSDDPPAVRNYTLSFEESDAGTGFNSAQIDITPVNDFPVDIILSNDHVLENQPLDTVVGNLSTTDPDNTVFIYSFTGGDTAAFSINGTQLRTAAVFDYETINSYTVGIQADDGAGGTYSDNFTIFVDDMGDTVNPLVAAVTVPADGGQYNAASMPAAFSGTVGDAVDEEGAGLNADSAGFTLMRGDNKYWDGDSWEAAATWLATTHVATTDNNTAVWTDNITLPVWSEDTYVVQAKATDAAARTFTGAAITFIYDTTAPGVTLDDIPDTILYTLPLISGTAADVLPGQLAGVQVAITDNTTARYWDGNSWEDTLVWLDAVVSDNWTYNTSTVGFINTHFYTAAARAADLAGNISPAVTDNFTFTTPAVVGGGGSGSFVIDLLTADKPILTNPSGAVVYTTTATSSDGSIILTIEAGTIVKEADGHGLNHNIIVKANPDIPAPPDDYNLLSIPYDFTPDGLTFSPAITLTLSYDPAALPEGADETKLSIAYYDESAGAWVILDCTVDTVNHTVTALITHFTTFAVIGPAAALASFSLSNLTVTPAEMAPGATVTITVAVTNTGGSEGSYAASLSVNGVPETTITVTLQTGGIEYISYFVSRQETGSYLISVGGLEGTFTVKAPEVAPPSPTPTTPAPSFTPTPTPSPTVTPLATTALTTTPAAGTGSKWVIPVVIAAAVIVAAGIIIFIRKRHDKAADRVK